The sequence GTacggcccgccgccggcgcagcacGCGGTCAGGGCGTCGTCGAACCCGCTCGCCGCGGGGTTCGACACGAGCTCCATCACCTCGCCGTAGTAATCGGCGTAGGCGATGGTGACGCCCGGGTGCGCGGcgcggagctcggcgaggcggcggcggaggagcgcgttgtggagggcggcgaggccgtcgtTGAGCCCCCGGAGGCAGCCCGTGGTGGGGtcgcggtcgccggcgccgccgtcccggaagaggaagaggaggcgcggGACGCAGCCGAGCGGGAAGAGGCCCGGGACGTAGACGGTGGTGGCGCCGAgcccgacgagctcctcgacggcgccggcgatgtaGCGGACGACGCGCGGCACCAGCGGGCGCACCCACTCCAGCGTCTTGTTCTGGAACAGCGGGTGGAGGTAGTCGTTGCCGCCGAACTCGCCCACCATGAACACCGACCTCGCCATCGCCTCCTTCCGCTCTGCAAACCATTTTAACCATTTTGGTTCATCACCACCGTCATTGCtcaaaatttcatgatttttttaaaaaattaaaaaattcgaaaattttgaatgaaaaaaatgaatttgaaCAACTTTGTTGGTAGGCTAAAACAAATTCGATTTTTTGGCCTGGAGTTTCAGAAATTACAACGCGTTCCAAAGTTGGTGTTCGCTTTTTATTAAGATAAAGATGAAGTTATGTcatgaaaaacaagaaaaaacattagtacataattaattatattttaattattacaaagctgaaaaaataaattatataatattttaaaacaacttctatataaaaagttttcgcacaaagtATATCGTTtagtaattttaaaaaatgttatcAGAAATAACGAGATCTGACTACAGTTTATGGGCTATTCTCCGTACGTTCGTGATTAACAGTGCCGACAGTAATGCAGTTCCTCGCGTACAAACAAGGTACACTGACCTACAGTCTCAACGAAATGCTGCTGATTCAATGATTCATCGGCCCAACATTCCAACAAAATCATCGATATAATTCGCTCATCGTCGTGTTACACTAACAGTGAACAAATTGAATCGTACACGCAGCATGCGTACGAATTAAACAGCAACATCAACATCAATTCCAGTTAATTACTAATCATATCGCTGAGATTAATAATCTTATCtagtttcagattataagactaagtcaaactgtttcaaatttaaccaaatttatagaaaacatAGTCATACTTTTTTacctaagataaatttattataaaaatatatttaattattaatttaataaaattaatttggtaacataaatattactatatttatatataaatttaattaaatttgaagCAATTTGAAAGTTAAAGCATCTTACGAACTGAAATAGAGGGATTACTTAATTAGTATAAAATTGGCGATGATTAACCTTGTTCTGTGGAGGCGAGCATGGCAAGAACCTTCTTGAACCAGCCGACCTGGACGGCGAGGGAGTAGGGCGTGATGCCGGCGACGCTGAGGTGCTTCTTCTTGAACAGCAGCTGGTTCAGCGCCGTCCCGCTCGCCACCGCGAAGTTGGCGCCGTACCGGAAGTCCTCCCTGCTCTTCCCGGCCAAGTACGGCGTCCAGTACGGGAACCCCAGCCTCTCCactgcatccatccatcacatcgtcatcatcgtcatcgtctccggcggcggcggcggcgctaggtagagatagctaagctaagctcaTGGGTGGTGCGTTACCGATGAAGTCGACGATGAGGCGGCCGTCGGACCAGCGGCCGGTGGGGCGGCGGAAGAAGGTCTCGCCGTAGGGGGAGCGGGCGACGGGGCCCGGCGAGGTGGAGTAGTGGATGAAGTTGCCGGTGTCGATAAGCGAGTTGCCGAAGGTGAACAGGTGGCTGTAGCACCCGCcgctcggcgccgtcgccgtcgtcgtcgtgacgttcgccgccgacgccgtggcTGCGCACAAGGCTAAGGCGGCGACAAGTATAGCCGCCACTGCGGGAGCAGACAACcgcgccggcctcgtcgccATGGTTGGAGCTTGGATATGCAAAATGGCTTCTCCAGTGGCGCCTCTCCTTTCTCGATTTGagcctatatatatagagattATTATGACTCGGCTCACTGCAAAAAAATGCTTACGCCAAATTAATTACCAAAATGTATCGGTTAGAATGTGGCTTTCATCGGGAagaagacaatttttttttaaaaaaaatattacaaaatttCGAAATTAGCTTTTCGATCGAGCTGGATTCATTggttatgatattttttaagattGCGGTTGACTTTCTACTGCGTTTAAAATTTTCCATTTGTTTTGCACCGTATTTCGTCAACTCATGCACAGTGATCACCCTTTAAAGTAATGCTAAGAAGGATTTGGCAGTTGGGGGGTCAGCATAAACAAGAATCTCAGACggattaaaaatataaaatttgtacTATAAGTTGTAATTGATGTGGCGATTTGGTGATCGAAGAACTGAAGAGAAACAGGAATTATCATCTGCTGCCTTGCGAGTATAGTATGAGTGATAGAGACGCGATCACGCAGTCAATTAATTTCGTACAGAAGGTGTGGTTCACGTGGCGTATATATTAATCATTTGTGCAGTAGACTGCTTGTTTTATTCTAATTAAGAAATGACGTGCAAGTGCAATCCttctgaaaataaaatataataatcataTCGAGTGTTATTAGCCTTACTCCCTCCgcccataaaaaacaaacatagaAATAAATGGAACACTTtgaatatacatatattcaGATTTGTTGTAATAATATCctgttcatttttttatgggatgggaGCATGGTTGAAGAGACATCACCTGCAAAACATTCTGAATAGTACGAACGATTGATTTTGCCTGTATCTACGCGGCTACGCCCATGCCTTCGGCCCCAACAATAATGGGCCTCACGTGGCCAGCATTACCCTTTTGGCCCAATAAGTACGGCCCCACACGTAGGCCGCAATACATTCGGGCCCAGATAATATAGGCCGCATGTGAGCCCGCGATTAAGTTTCGGCCCAACTAGCAGTCTACGAGGCCCATAGGCGGGTGAGCCATCGTACCTATAGACTTGCCGTTCTCGCGACGTGGCCTCTcccccgatctctctctctctctctctctctctctctctctcctccgcatcaccaccaccgccgccgacgagctccagtcgccgccggcgagaggcgCCGCGCGATCCGGGAGATGCCGCCGCTCACGGGGCCCAAGTCCGGGGACGCTCTCTTCGGCAGCGTCGAGCGCGTCGTAAGTTcccgcccctcctccccccctgTTTGCTTCACAGGGAGTCAGAAACCCCCACTGGATCTGGGCCCTGATCTGCTTCGTTTTGCTCGCAGAACGCGGAGCTGTTCACGCTCACGTATGGGGCCATCGTGAGGCAGCTGCTCACGGATCTGGAGGAGGTCGAGGAGGTCAACAAGCAGCTTGATCAGATGTATGTGTGGTTCTTCTCTTCCTCGGTGTCTAATTTTCTGGTTCAATTTTAGGGAGTTTCGTGGGTACTTTGGACCGATCGTGTTATAGGAGTAGGAATTCGGAAATATTCACTTTTTGCCACCCCTCAAATTACAGTGAAGCAGCTGCAATGGCCTCAGTAAGAGGATCTATGTAGACTTTGCTATGGAATATTGAGCAAACTAAGTAACGTTCAGGTAGTCTGAATGATTGAAGTATTTGTAAAGGAACTTTTAGTAAACTTCTTCATGAAGGTGTATTACAGCGATTTGGGATTTAGAGGTTCAACCTTATACCTGGATAATCTGACTTTCCAATTTAGTGCAGATTTTACACTGCGACAAAATGGTAATTGATCATTTTGATATGACATTTCACGGGCTCACGGCACCTTATATTCACAACACTTTCATGTGTCATGGTCCAATGTGGGGAaataatatgtacaaatttattatatccAGTTTTGGAACTTCTTTACTTAGTTAAGCACTAATGGGGTAGTGTGCCACGACAATTAATATCTCCATATGTAAGGATGATATTAACTGAATCTTGACTTTGAAGTAGTAGATAATAAATCAAGTGGTTATCTGGCGAATATTGGGATTCTTATTTAGTAATCAATATCTATGGCTTGCTGGCTgcattttttcataatttactACTACCATCTGCCTTTGCCTTTTATCTGTTTCCTAAATAAGTCACAGCTATATTTATTTTCACTTCGCAGGGGCTACAACATTGGAACTCGGTTGGTTGATGAGTTCCTGGCCAAATCAAATGTATCAAGGTGTGTTGACTTCAAGGAGACTGCCGATGTCATTGCAAAGGTATTTCGTTAAACTTGTTATTATATGGTTCAGATTGAATAGGAACATTATCGGTCGGTAACATTATTACATGTTTCCAGAGCTTATTGCCCTTATTCAGATATCCCAGACTTGGTGGTGCATTAAGATATGGGTGTATGGTCTAAAGTTTTTTTGTCTCTCCTTAAAACAGCTTGGATTCAAAATGTTCTTGGGTGTGACTGCAACTGTCACCAATTGGGATGCTGAGGGTACAAGCTGCAGCTTTGTATTGGAGGACAATCCTCTTGTAGATTTTGTTGAACTTCCTGATACTTGCCAAGGTCTTCAGTACTGCAATGTGCTAAGTGGAGTTATTAGGGGTGCACTGGAAATGGTTAGTTTTTCAGCTACCTCTACCTTCTCCTTCCCTCTTCATGTTGAACGATCTATAGATGCATGACAGGATGTTGTCGTTTTCGTATCAGAATTCTCATGGTCTTGTTATACATATTTAAGTTAGTTCATAATGACTAGATGACTGTTAAGGTGCCATCAGCAACCAACCTGCTCTATTATGTGGGGTTATGCCCTCGTGTTTCTCACCATAATAGCATACCAAAATTTCCTTTATCAGCACATGGTATTTTTGTACTTGTTTATCAGTCGAGAGAAATCTTTTACAAGTGCTACGCTGATTGAATTGCAATTGTCATATAGGTGTCTATGAAGACAGAGGTTACATGGGTCCGTGATATGCTTCGTGGGGATGATGCCTACGAGATGCGAGTGAAGCTTACCAAGCAAGTCCCAGAGGAATACCCCTACAAGGATGATGACTGACTTGACGATTTCGTGGATAGTTTCTCAGTTCTCACATGATGCTTGTTTGCTCGTCTGGatttcccttcttttctttcctctgTGACTGTGATTCTGGTTCGACTTGGCTGGATGCTACATGAGATAGCTGTGCATTATATTTTACACTTGCACTTTGCACGGCAGCATGTATTGTAGAAATCTATCATAACTTCTGAATTTGTTTGCTAAGTTTGACAAAGCGTTTACGATCCATATGAGATTTCTTCTAGCTGTGCTGCCCGGAAATCTATATAAAGAGGCTTTTTAGCCTGATTTCATGGCATACCTTGTTCAGCGGTTGTGCTTCTCCCTGATAACAGATTGTTAGGGAATGGTCTCATGTCAGTGATAAAGGCACCGTGTTTTTAACTGCAGATGATCTTAATCCTGACGATAATGGGGTTACCCCTTCTCTGTGGTGAGCTGCGGTTACCGAGTAAAAGCAAGAAAAactagataatttttttatcaaaaaaatagaaaaaatgcttaaattatttttaaacttgGTCAATATAcatgatgtttcttttttcagttACATGGAGACGCGCAAACATTACTACACATACAACAACACACCAGAGAATGTCCCCCCTAATACACACTTAAAGAGATGGAAGTTTGCGTCATATCTCTGGTCTCACTAAATAGAAAATTCTGGTGAAAGCTCACTTATGTATGCATAATCTTTGTGGGCAACAGGATTTGAACCCTAATAGAAGTATATAGGTGGCTCCCCTTAAGTACAAGCAACGATAAAAGAAGCTCGCTTCGCGGTTTCCAAATAGAATCAGCTCTACTCCTCATCGTTGTTCTATATGAAATCTATCAATACGAATATtcaaattctaaaatttaattctaaagttaattttaaaatgttttaataGTACCTTTTTTGGTGCAAACTTTTAAGTCTCTAAGAATAtactcataaatattttttggtgGCTAATAATCGGACCCTTCTGTTCAAAGGAACGGTTAAATGGTTAATGAATACCCCGCTGTGAAAAATTAAGTTACATAATTgtacaaaactaaaaataatttgatataATTTTGAGCCTAAAAGTAATTGAGATTGCATGTTTTTAAAAGAGAATAAAGAAGAGACAATTTAGATTATAGATCTATCTTTCAAATATTAGAAATAATTAGGAAGATATAACTTAACGATAGAAGAGAAAAatggtactacctccatattttaatatatgacgccgttgactttttatctaacgtttgaccaatcgttttattcaaaaaatttatataattatcatttattatattttaacttaatttatcatcaaatattctttaagcatgatataaatatttttatatttgcacaaaagatttgaataaaacgaatgatcaatacgttgattaaaaaatcaacggcgtcatacgtTAAAAtacgaaagaaaagaaaagagtatTAACTAATGCCGAGAGCGCGAGTCTCCGAGACAGTAAAACTGTAAAAATTCCCCGATCTTTCACCCACCCAACCAGAGAAGTCGAGAGGAACTCATCTCCTTCCGCTTGACTTGCCCCCATTCGAttcaaacccccccccccccccccccccccccaaccccaaacccaacccaacccaacccaaacccttccctccctcccatggcctccacctcccgccgcggcggcggcgaggacgacgacgacgagccctACCTCCTGGGCTTCATCGTCGCCAACGCCGTCGGCCTCCAGTACTACCAGGGCGGCCGAGCCATCACCCGCCGCGAGAGCGTCGGCCTCGTCCGGGAGCCCCACAACCCCCACGACGCCAACGCCATTCGCGTCGACAACGCCCGGGGCGAGAAGATCGGCCACatcggccgccgcgccgccgccgccctcgccccgCTCCTCGACgccggccacgtcgccgccgcccacggcatCGTCCCCAAGCCCGCCTCCAAGAGGCTCTACAGCCTCCCCTGCCAGGTCCACCTCTTCGCCCGCCCGCCCCacgccgccctcgtcgccgccgccctcgccgcctccgggaTCGACCTCATCCACGTCGACCACCCCGAGTTCGCCCTCTCCGAGTCCGCCATCGTGCAGGAGCAGCAGACCAAGAGGTCTCGCGGGGATGTCGATAGGCTGTTCTCTCATGtggggaagggagggagagcTCGGATTGCGCCCATGGAGGCGCCGCGGGATGTGGTGGTGTCCGAACTGTTCGAGCACCAGAAGGCGGCGCTGGGGTGGCTGGTGCACCGTGAGGAGTCATGCGACCTTCCACCATTCTGGGAGGAAGATAATGATGGGGGATTTAAGAATGTTCTTACAAATCAGAAGACGAATGAGAGACCGCCGCCGTTGAAGGGTGGGATTTTCGCTGATGATATGGGGCTAGGTAAGACTCTCACGCTGTTGTCGCTGATCGGAAGGAGTAAAGCTCGCAATGTGGGTGGGAAGAAGGCTAGAGGGGCGAAAAGGAGGAAGGttgaggaggcggtggaggaggagtcAAGAACAACGCTTGTGGTGTGCCCGCCATCGGTGTTCTCATCTTGGGTGACACAACTGGAGGAGCACACGAAAACCGGTAGCTTGAAGGTGTATTTGTACCATGGAGAGCggacaaaagagaagaaagagctGTTGAAATATGACATTGTGATTACCACTTATAGCACCTTGGGGCAAGAACTTGAGCAGGAGGGCTCACCGGTAAAGGAAATTGAATGGTTCCGTGTGATTCTGGATGAGGCCCATGTGATCAAGAACTCTGCAGCACGCCAAACCAAGGCGGTGATTGCTTTGAACGCGGAGAGGCGGTGGGTGGTCACAGGGACGCCCATTCAGAACAGCTCATTTGATCTTTACCCGCTCATGGCATTTTTGAGATTCCAACCATTCTCAATCAAGAGCTACTGGCAGAGCTTGATCCAGCTCCCCTTAGAGAGAAAGAATAACAGAACTGGGTTGGCACGATTGCAGGTAAGTTTGGAAAATTGTTTGCCTTGTCATTACATATGTCATTTTTTTGTAATTCACAATTCACATGAACTAGTAACTATACTTAGGTAGTACTTTAATAATGGTGTTGGAAAGGATCTGAAAGAGTCACGTGCATACCTGCAATTTCTGATAATTAAATTCTTCTTATCTGCTTATTACAGAGCCTCCTAGGTGCTATTTCCCTGCGCAGAACCAAAGAGACAGAGAGTGGTAGCAAAAGCTTGGTCAGCATTCCGCCCAAAACTGTTTTAGCTTGTTATATTGAGCTTTCTGCAGAGGAACGTGAGTACTATGACCAGATGGAATTGGAAGGGAAAAACAAACTGCGGGAGTTTGGTGACAGGGATTCGATTTTGCGTAATTACTCAACTGTGCTTTATTTCATTCTGAGGCTCCGCCAGCTCTGCAATGACATAGCACTATGCCCATTAGACCTGAAATCATGGCTTCCTGGCAGTGGCAGCTCCCTTGAAGGTATGGCATTTTTTCCTGTTTGTAATTCTggatttattttgtgatgataTAATATGGCCATAATACACTCATCAAAATTAAACTGTGCTGTTTAGATTGAACCATCTTGTTGCCAAAGAGATTTCGCACACTAAGCATTGTATGATAGTAGTatttcttttgatttttcttagAACTGTTCCATCTTACTGTAGAGTGTCAAACTAGCAAGTTGAGTGTAATTGGTTTATCTATTTGAATCGACAAATTGCATCAGTACATTGCTGCTTGCCAGCTTAACTTTACAAACTTGCTACCTATCCGTCATTTTCTCCAATGGGTCAACTGCTCTGTTGATTATATCAATATAACTTAGTAAACCGCAGAAATCGCTGCATAGCCAGTGAAATCATATTCCCATATTCCTTTGAATTATTTTCTCTAGTCCATTTCTGTTTATACTTCTACAGATAAAAGTTCCGCTTTCTGAAATGTTTTCCTTGTTTATATAACAATATTAGCAGTAAGGTCCTCACtccttacattttttttttggtattttcagGGATTACTTTATCTTATATCCAGAAAATAGTAAATTCtgtttttttaaccttttcttttataCTGTTTTGATTGATATATTAGGATTTATTGGAAGTCCAGGTTATTTGGTGAGTCTCTTGAATTAATAATCACCATTTGTATGATATGATTTATCACTTTTCtggatttgttttttaagtGAAGACAAGCACACGTAAATTTTTTCCATTTTCAGACTTTGTTTTGTTAGGGTATTGGACTCCTAAAAACAAGTATTGATGAGATCGTTTGTTTTCTATCCTCTTTCAATTCTTATAGGGTTGCATTGCTTACATTTATCAACCACGCGCTATAACAGCTTGCATGTTGAAAATATCATTTACAGAGTAACTGTTACTTATAGTAAACATGTTGCTTGCTGTAGATGTGTCTAAAAACCCAGAGCTGTTGAAGAAGCTGGCCTCATTGGTTGACGATGGAGATGACTTCGAATGTCCGATTTGTCTCGCTCCACCAGCCAAAACCGTCATAACGAGCTGCACGCACATATACTGCCAGACTTGCATCATGAAAATCCTCAAGAGCTCTAGTTCCCGCTGTCCAATATGCCGGCGCTTGCTATGCAAAGAAGACCTCTTTATTGCGCCAGAGATTAAACATCCCGATGAGGATTCCTCAGTCAATCTTGATAGACCTCTTTCTTCCAAGGTGCAAGCCTTGCTGAAACTACTGAGGCGTTCACAGAGCGAAGACCCTTTGTCAAAGTCTGTTATTTTCTCTCAGTTCAGGAAGATGCTGATCTTGCTTGAAGGGCCACTTAAAGCAGCAGGCTTTAACATACTACGACTCGACGGCTCTATGACGGCGAAGAAGAGGTCAGAGGTTATCCGCCAATTCGGATGCGTTGGCCCTGATTCTCCGACCGTGCTGCTGGCCAGCCTGAAGGCTGCGGGAGCCGGCGTGAACCTGACCGCGGCATCAACGGTGTACCTCTTCGACCCTTGGTGGAACCCTGGGGTGGAGGAGCAGGCCATGGACAGGGTGCACCGGATCGGGCAGACCAAGGAGGTGAAAGTGGTGAGGCTGATCGTGAAGGATAGCATCGAGGAGAGGATGCTGGAGCtgcaggagaggaagaagaagctgaTTAGCGGCGCATTTGGTAGGAAGAAAGGAGGCAAGGAGCACAAGGAGATCCGTGTTGAAGAGCTCCAGATGATGATGggaatgaaatgaaatgcaatAGGTGCCTCTTGCTGACAATAGGTAGTAGTAGCGTTTATCATTTCGTAATAGTGCCTCAGTGTCAGTAAACAAAGTGCTGGCTTCAGGAGGCAGTAGGAGACATTCATGCGTGCATGTATTTTTGTGGTTAACTGTGGTTAACATGCACGGCAGGTATGTACAGTGGTGCATTGCATCCGGCATCCTGTCCTTTTCCTTTTGCTTATTTTTGTATACCATATTAGCGGGCTAAAACTAAAagaaagtttatgtatgtatatgtgtattcCTCCGAATTCCGATGCAATGTTGAGAAGTATGTGAATGGAGCTAGGGTGAAAAGGTTTGCGATTTGGGACTTGGGAGCATGAACATCCAAGGCATAGTGCTGTATGCCCCTTGTGAAGGGATGGATGCAAAATGGTCGACCACCCATCTACAATTTTTcacattttaaaatgtttaaaatATAGAGTGGTGTGGGCGTGTGGCTATGTGAGTATACATACTTTGTTAGataaatacttcctctgtttcacaatgtaagttattatagcatttctcacattcatgtctagat is a genomic window of Oryza glaberrima chromosome 7, OglaRS2, whole genome shotgun sequence containing:
- the LOC127779164 gene encoding GDSL esterase/lipase At5g45910-like, whose protein sequence is MATRPARLSAPAVAAILVAALALCAATASAANVTTTTATAPSGGCYSHLFTFGNSLIDTGNFIHYSTSPGPVARSPYGETFFRRPTGRWSDGRLIVDFIVERLGFPYWTPYLAGKSREDFRYGANFAVASGTALNQLLFKKKHLSVAGITPYSLAVQVGWFKKVLAMLASTEQERKEAMARSVFMVGEFGGNDYLHPLFQNKTLEWVRPLVPRVVRYIAGAVEELVGLGATTVYVPGLFPLGCVPRLLFLFRDGGAGDRDPTTGCLRGLNDGLAALHNALLRRRLAELRAAHPGVTIAYADYYGEVMELVSNPAASGFDDALTACCAGGGPYNGNFTVHCSDPGATQCADPSRRISWDGLHMTEAVYRIMARGVLDGPFADPPIMSRCHGY
- the LOC127779165 gene encoding uncharacterized protein LOC127779165, with product MPPLTGPKSGDALFGSVERVNAELFTLTYGAIVRQLLTDLEEVEEVNKQLDQMGYNIGTRLVDEFLAKSNVSRCVDFKETADVIAKLGFKMFLGVTATVTNWDAEGTSCSFVLEDNPLVDFVELPDTCQGLQYCNVLSGVIRGALEMVSMKTEVTWVRDMLRGDDAYEMRVKLTKQVPEEYPYKDDD
- the LOC127779163 gene encoding putative SWI/SNF-related matrix-associated actin-dependent regulator of chromatin subfamily A member 3-like 1; translation: MASTSRRGGGEDDDDEPYLLGFIVANAVGLQYYQGGRAITRRESVGLVREPHNPHDANAIRVDNARGEKIGHIGRRAAAALAPLLDAGHVAAAHGIVPKPASKRLYSLPCQVHLFARPPHAALVAAALAASGIDLIHVDHPEFALSESAIVQEQQTKRSRGDVDRLFSHVGKGGRARIAPMEAPRDVVVSELFEHQKAALGWLVHREESCDLPPFWEEDNDGGFKNVLTNQKTNERPPPLKGGIFADDMGLGKTLTLLSLIGRSKARNVGGKKARGAKRRKVEEAVEEESRTTLVVCPPSVFSSWVTQLEEHTKTGSLKVYLYHGERTKEKKELLKYDIVITTYSTLGQELEQEGSPVKEIEWFRVILDEAHVIKNSAARQTKAVIALNAERRWVVTGTPIQNSSFDLYPLMAFLRFQPFSIKSYWQSLIQLPLERKNNRTGLARLQSLLGAISLRRTKETESGSKSLVSIPPKTVLACYIELSAEEREYYDQMELEGKNKLREFGDRDSILRNYSTVLYFILRLRQLCNDIALCPLDLKSWLPGSGSSLEDVSKNPELLKKLASLVDDGDDFECPICLAPPAKTVITSCTHIYCQTCIMKILKSSSSRCPICRRLLCKEDLFIAPEIKHPDEDSSVNLDRPLSSKVQALLKLLRRSQSEDPLSKSVIFSQFRKMLILLEGPLKAAGFNILRLDGSMTAKKRSEVIRQFGCVGPDSPTVLLASLKAAGAGVNLTAASTVYLFDPWWNPGVEEQAMDRVHRIGQTKEVKVVRLIVKDSIEERMLELQERKKKLISGAFGRKKGGKEHKEIRVEELQMMMGMK